From one Plasmodium malariae genome assembly, chromosome: 12 genomic stretch:
- the PmUG01_12044400 gene encoding conserved Plasmodium protein, unknown function, whose translation MSQCVWELISIEKSFAKERDNYEIHPVNNFSKNYEFHNLDNIEIRTDKVDYDYAEDLSKYSKIKNEKNKLKFEKIMHKFFISDISKYVNAYVKKSDSNILSEIGITSSKKIKLQEERYWVNSYIYNFISHCLNTYYDCKHYIVISRSKNLIQKLTGTGYGYYGIYFTNGKKIGGLGNLFINIKQVRHISYSIMKTLQTKTASDRSVSNNDETCSFIFML comes from the exons ATGTCTCAGTGTGTGTGGGAATTAATAAGTATCGAGAAATCTTTTGCAAAAGAAAGAGATAACTATGAAATACATCCAGTGAATAacttttctaaaaattatgaattccataatttagataatatagaaataagGACTGATAAAGTTGATTACGATTATGCAGAAGACCTTTCAAAgtattcaaaaataaaaaatgagaaaaataaattgaagtttgaaaaaattatgcacaaattttttatttcagaTATATCGAAATATGTAAATGCGTACGTGAAAAAAAGTGATAGCAACATCCTCAGTGAAATag GAATAACATCaagtaagaaaataaaattacaagaaGAGAGATATTGGGTcaatagttatatttataattttataagtcATTGCTTAAATACCTATTATGACTGCAAGCATTATATAGTTATAAGTCGCAGCAAAAACTTAATTCAAAAATTGACAGGAACAG GATATGGATACTAcggtatatattttacaaacgGTAAAAAAATTGGTGGGTTAGGAAACttgtttataaatataaagcaaGTAAGACATATAAGTTATAGCATTATGAAAACGTTACAAACAAAGACAGCTTCAGACAGATCGGTATCAAATAATGATGAAACATGtagtttcatttttatgCTGTAA
- the PmUG01_12044300 gene encoding protein disulfide-isomerase, putative gives MVKIIYKEFLALFLYLLINGYSGNDGVEKKNEIYSVTMKDFNNILYDQEKFTFLVVYTHWCYRSNLLLENLEKISNLLKYDNNIRIAKINAAVNSEIIEKLSVYSYPSLYMIKKDEMHKYNGVNSIKKILLWIYQYLDKSIYEINNKEKLTLLLELEEYNNSILFFISRKDKDINLVNNLVEICTLIGKTFCFYIKQENVIHFLVNTVISNNYHYDTVELQKKDIYGILFKNDDFDEHFYITDESVNKLYDPECSKEEKIEMLVKWVQKKVEPLVIKFSEYYFPLLFSSNTVTLFILYNDINELNKLDIIKCAKKYKNITFSISGNLQVYEKRLLSELLIEQLKKPLMRITEFKNNITIPYKYKPVNDDLEINEKNIEDFINGYMAGKKYFYRKSERPLPEEFNNGYVKIIVADTYDEYIFNNDKNVVVLYYAPWCGHCYKFEPVYREVGRRLKLYAAKFKDFNNDIIIGKIDAVNNEIYNIPIEGYPTVYLYTKENKMAPMRYLGPRTVERIITWICEKTNTNIDILEFLNLNLDDEQLFENYEEL, from the exons atggtaaaaataatatataaagaattcttagcattatttctttatcttttaataaatggATATTCGGGAAATGATGGagttgagaaaaaaaatgaaatatacagCGTAACTATGAAAGATTTcaacaatattttatatgatcaagagaaatttacatttttagtTGTATACACTCATTGGTGCTATAGATCgaatttattattagaaaaCTTAGAAAAAATATCGAATTTGTTAAagtatgataataatataaggatagcaaaaataaatgctGCAGTTAATAGtgaaataatagaaaaactAAGTGTCTATAGCTATCCTTCTTTGTATATGATAAAGAAAGAcgaaatgcataaatataacgGTGTAAATAgcatcaaaaaaatattattatggaTATATCAATATCTAGACAAaagtatatatgaaataaataataaagaaaaattaacattattgCTAGAGTtagaagaatataataattctattttattttttataagcaGAAAAGATAAAGATATAAATCTAGTCAATAACTTAGTTGAAATATGTACGTTAATAGGTAaaactttttgtttttatataaaacaagAAAATGTAATTCATTTTCTTGTAAACACTGTAATATCAAATAACTATCATTACGATACTGTGGAGTTACAAAAGAAAGATATTTATGggattttatttaaaaatgatgattttgatgaacatttttatataactgaTGAAagtgtaaataaattatatgaccCTGAATGTtcaaaagaagaaaaaatagaaatgttAGTAAAGTGGGTTCAGAAAAAAGTTGAACCATTAGTTATTAAATTTtctgaatattattttccattACTGTTTTCAAGTAATACTGTTaccttatttatattatataacgaTATAAATGAGTTAAACAAATTagatattattaaatgtgcaaagaaatataaaaatattactttttcaATTTCTGGAAATTTACAAGTGTATGAAAAGAGATTATTATCTGAGTTACTTATagaacaattaaaaaaaccaCTCATGAGAATTActgaatttaaaaataatataactattccatataaatataaacctGTCAATGACGatttagaaataaatgaaaag AATATAGAGGATTTCATCAATGGATATATGGcgggaaaaaaatatttctaccGAAAAAGTGAAAGACCATTACCTGAAGAATTCAATAATggatatgtaaaaataatagttgCTGACACGTAcgatgaatatatatttaacaatgataaaaatgttgTAGTATTATACTATGCACCATGGTGTGGGCATTGCTATAAATTTGAGCCAGTGTACAGAGAAGTTGGAAGAAGATTGAAGTTGTACGCAGCTAAATTCAAAGAttttaataatgatataataataggAAAAATAGACGCAGTAAACaacgaaatatataatatacccATCG AGGGATACCCTACCGTTTATCTATATACAAAGGAAAACAAAATGGCGCCTATGAGGTATTTAGGACCAAGGACTGTAGAAAGAATTATCACTTGGATATgcgaaaaa ACAAACACAAACATAGATATATTAGAATTTCTCAACTTAAATTTGGATGATGAGCAGCTTTTCGAGAATTATGAAGAACTGTGa
- the PmUG01_12044500 gene encoding M1-family alanyl aminopeptidase, putative yields the protein MNTKQLHLYHLRKHIRANRLIKPLMYSVHLLFLKLKPCLKYYGYSEIHFLKKAESEKKIRIYSDTKHFHILKCVLTNPSCDIYTIITKDDVKKGRSYFDIHMKELNEKGIYRLIIFFYNENDENKVEGIYISNVLKNLNKKKNSLISKNNKNIKDGITTSHNNCYHLCFQNAEKKTLNFDFKKMKFEDKHTYTYINTFCEFFFLPSIFPCIQSTIHRVKFKLKLSFEIKSNYIKKKKKKRDDFSFFMPYVNLHLRGTKWSCRSNVKKGKEKYEDEREFYKGEKRKRMKRSAVKLLRPSNLVVSNTKLKGVYHSKCNECFTCFLLCSCFGYVQRPEYGHRLEEHTCIKSNYARRKRTKGGTCRKELCKKITNQVKKEKEYITFEFYTTSKIANYTFCLFIGIYHKIEFKIKGFPIFIYIENYRKNEMSKYSYFTKILSKILLMFMNISIFRKKLLQNTFLQCILLNKYKYAGEENYNCVTFLISFIQINEENENDNLDKLFLQVKLIVHEIFHTLWGNCLYFRKEKYLWCKEGLTRYYELKYTKYILKKLKNRKHIKLTVFIFITLEYYFYVLTTDVLNAYNHALNIDSNLYKLHDCPRVISRKGGSPTATATLENLRVRDVHHFYNILTYNKGMYVFKIISIVSRPHFDTIMNLLYFTFYNRSINWSKIVTLFHFFFQLFRIKPFFLNCHKYRKIAEQVIKFIKKKKKFFTRSFVKLIRVKSACKRKWINYTKKKKAHRKNKNFASTYNSVIIPLFWSNFLKPSFKKYFLTYYRKIHRRYRALGGVTIYKGKINKRWKKSQKNEKCSNIRTNARNEKSLDNFARVNVQSITKKAKVAYVKKNNLKNILENYINIVGPPKIFFKFLKKRNKLLITQRHFYYDNYEQEFKETNILFQIPITFTFNKRIYKILLTNKFILLNVEIKRGIYPHKGKEKQVITSGNIFTISLKNISYFSYHFVDMFSFKFIVNAIKKNKCCKFDIIHIIVNIILYLLVRVKTLQHARNLTLLICRQLFLVSHPHVSVEIFISRLIKIENRKLKIELEKELRKSDHFDEMHIKCSFLLKDFRIYLSKIFFYFKESASTLS from the exons atgaACACAAAACAGCTACATTTGTACCATTTAAGAAAACATATAAGAGCAAACAGACTAATAAAACCTTTAAT GTATAGTGTTCATTtactctttttaaaattaaaaccctgtttaaaatattatgggTATTCtgaaatacattttttgaaaaaagcaGAGAGTGAAAAGAAGATAAGAATTTATAGCGACACAAAACATTTCCATATTTTGAAATGTGTGCTTACCAACCCGTCttgtgatatatatacaataataacaaaagaTGATGTAAAAAAGGGGAGAAGCTATTTTGACATTCACATGAAAGAGCTTAATGAAAAAGGTATATATAgacttattatttttttttataacgaAAATGATGAGAATAAAGTAgaaggtatatatatttcaaatgttttgaaaaatttaaataaaaagaaaaattcattaattagtaaaaataacaagAATATAAAGGATGGGATAACTACTAGCCACAACAACTGTTACCACTTATGTTTTCAAAATGCGGAAAAGAAGACATTAAATtttgattttaaaaaaatgaaatttgaGGATAAACATACCTATACGTATATAAACACTTTTTGTGAATTCTTTTTCCTTCCTTCAATCTTTCCATGTATACAGAGTACTATTCATAGAGtcaaatttaaattaaaattatcgTTTGAAATTAAGTCtaactatataaaaaaaaaaaaaaaaaaaagagacgacttttccttttttatgcCCTACGTTAATTTACACTTGAGAGGTACTAAATGGTCATGCAGATCCAATGtgaaaaaagggaaagaaaaatacGAAGATGAAAGGGAGTTTTACAAAGGTGAGAAGAGGAAAAGGATGAAAAGGAGTGCTGTTAAACTTTTAAGGCCATCCAATCTAGTGGTGAGTAACACTAAGTTAAAAGGGGTGTACCACAGTAAGTGCAACGAGTGTTTTActtgttttcttttatgtaGTTGCTTCGGTTACGTGCAGCGTCCTGAGTACGGGCATCGACTTGAGGAGCATACCTGTATAAAGAGTAACTACGCAAGAAGAAAACGGACAAAGGGGGGAACATGTAGAAAAGAAttgtgtaaaaaaattacaaaccaagtgaagaaagaaaaagagtaTATAACTTTCGAATTTTATACTACAAGTAAAATAGCAAATTACactttttgtttattcattGGAATATATCACAAAATAGAgtttaaaattaaaggatttcctatttttatatatattgaaaattatagaaaaaatgaaatgagtAAGTACtcatattttacaaaaattttaagtaagATATTGTTAATGTTCATgaatataagtatatttagaaaaaagtTGTTACAAAATACCTTCTTACAATGTATACTATTAAATAAGTACAAATATGCAGGTGAAGAAAATTACAACTGTGTTACGTTtcttatatcatttattcAAATCAATgaggaaaatgaaaatgacaATTTGGATAAACTTTTCTTACAAGTCAAATTAATTGTTCATGAAATTTTTCATACCCTTTGGGGAAACTGCCTATATtttagaaaagaaaaatatttatggtGTAAGGAAGGGCTAACAAGATAttatgaattaaaatatactaaatatattttgaaaaaattgaaaaataggaagcatataaaattgacagtatttatttttattacgcTTGAATATTACTTCTACGTCCTAACGACGGATGTTCTGAATGCTTACAACCATGCGTTGAACATAGATAGTAACTTATACAAACTTCATGACTGTCCTAGAGTCATAAGCAGAAAAGGGGGTTCACCAACAGCAACAGCTACCTTGGAAAACCTACGCGTAAGGGACGTGCACCATTTTTACAACATTCTCACATACAACAAAGGAATGTacgtttttaaaattataagtatCGTGTCGAGACCACACTTTGATACGATCATGAATTTGCTATATTTCACTTTTTACAATCGTTCTATAAACTGGAGCAAAATTGTAactctttttcatttttttttccaactTTTTCGCATTAAAccttttttccttaattgccataaatatagaaaaatagcTGAACaggtaataaaatttatcaaaaaaaaaaaaaaatttttcacaAGAAGCTTCGTAAAGCTAATAAGGGTTAAATCAGCATGTAAAAGAAAATGGATAAattatacgaaaaaaaaaaaagcacacaggaaaaataaaaattttgcaaGTACTTACAATTCTGTGATCATTCCGCTTTTCTGGTCAAACTTTTTAAAACCATCTTTTAAGAAGTACTTTCTAACCTATTATAGGAAAATACATAGAAGGTATAGAGCCCTTGGAGGGGTTACAATATATAAGGGGAAAATTAACAAAAGGTGGAAAAAGAgccaaaaaaatgaaaaatgttcCAACATCCGAACGAACGCAAGGAATGAAAAAAGCCTAGACAACTTTGCACGAGTAAACGTACAGAGTATCACGAAGAAGGCAAAAGTAGCGTACGTGAAGAAAaacaatttgaaaaatattctcgaaaattatataaacattgtTGGCCCTCCGAagatcttttttaaatttttaaaaaaaaggaataaattattaattactcaaagacatttttattatgataattatGAACAAGAGTTTAAGGAaactaatattttgtttcaaatacCAATCacttttacatttaataaaaggatttataaaatacttCTTACAAAcaagtttattttattaaatgttgAAATTAAAAGGGGAATATACCCAcataaaggaaaagaaaaacaagtCATAACAAgtggaaatatatttaccatAAGTTTAAAGAATATTTCCTATTTTTCCTATCATTTTGTTGATATGTtctcatttaaatttatcgtaaatgcaataaaaaaaaataaatgctgtaaatttgatataattcatatcatcgtaaatataattttgtaccTTCTAGTGCGCGTAAAAACTTTGCAGCACGCAAGAAATTTAACTCTCCTGATATGTAGGCAGTTGTTTTTGGTAAGTCATCCTCATGTATCTGTGGAAATATTCATATCCAGATTAAT caaaattgaaaatagaaaattaaaaatagaattagAAAAAGAACTACGAAAGAGTGATCATTTTGATGAAATGCATATAAAAtgctcatttttattaaaagattTTAGGATCTATTTATCGaaaattttcttctattttaaAGAATCTGCAAGCACATTATCTTGA